One part of the Leucobacter triazinivorans genome encodes these proteins:
- the dctP gene encoding TRAP transporter substrate-binding protein DctP codes for MFSTPHHPGRFSRMTGAVALAAVAGLALAGCSGINSSAAGEGDGSGETVTWTLVTGAQADTPNAAVQNWFLDRVEEATDGRISFERTATEALCKAPEVADCVRDGRAQIGVTVPDYTPQYFPSTSMVSIPFLSQNAQAAMQSIYDLHEDYAPAQAIMERNGLHHVATWPVGRFLLGGHEPIESVAQFQGAQVRVSGPIIQQAIGDQGANIVAVTAPETYEAVERGVVSTIGGAIDFPVNYGLMELLPDWTDPGIGQYSTFGMWVNAEAYDALPDDLREQFDQIAEELNTGAGIAAFNEVAAGQCQQMQDAPTVESLNAWDEADTQAWQDALGDSGQEMWIELATEQGLEDAEGVLERYIAGLETYDDAAYDDATVACVASFENR; via the coding sequence ACACCACACCACCCCGGGCGGTTCAGCCGCATGACCGGCGCCGTTGCGCTCGCCGCGGTCGCGGGCCTTGCGCTGGCAGGATGCTCGGGCATCAACAGCTCTGCCGCGGGCGAGGGCGACGGCTCCGGTGAAACGGTCACCTGGACGCTCGTCACCGGAGCGCAGGCCGACACCCCGAACGCGGCCGTGCAGAACTGGTTCCTCGACCGGGTCGAAGAGGCGACCGACGGCCGGATCAGCTTCGAGCGCACGGCGACCGAGGCGCTCTGCAAGGCCCCGGAGGTCGCCGACTGCGTGCGCGACGGTCGCGCGCAGATCGGCGTGACGGTGCCCGACTACACCCCGCAGTACTTCCCCTCCACCAGCATGGTGAGCATTCCGTTCCTGAGCCAGAATGCGCAGGCCGCGATGCAGTCGATCTACGACCTGCACGAGGACTACGCGCCGGCGCAGGCGATCATGGAGCGCAACGGCCTGCACCACGTGGCGACCTGGCCGGTCGGCCGCTTCCTGCTCGGCGGTCACGAGCCGATCGAGAGCGTCGCGCAGTTCCAGGGCGCCCAGGTGCGGGTCTCCGGGCCCATCATCCAGCAGGCGATCGGCGACCAGGGCGCGAACATCGTGGCGGTCACGGCTCCCGAAACGTACGAGGCGGTCGAGCGCGGAGTCGTGTCGACCATCGGCGGCGCCATCGACTTCCCGGTGAACTATGGGCTCATGGAACTGCTGCCCGACTGGACCGACCCCGGGATCGGCCAGTACTCGACGTTCGGCATGTGGGTGAATGCCGAGGCCTACGATGCGCTTCCCGATGACCTGCGCGAGCAGTTCGACCAGATCGCCGAAGAGCTGAACACCGGCGCGGGCATCGCCGCGTTCAACGAGGTCGCGGCAGGCCAGTGCCAGCAGATGCAGGACGCCCCGACGGTCGAGTCGCTGAACGCGTGGGACGAGGCGGACACGCAGGCGTGGCAGGACGCGCTCGGTGATTCCGGCCAGGAGATGTGGATCGAGCTCGCCACGGAGCAGGGCCTCGAGGACGCGGAGGGCGTGCTCGAGCGGTACATCGCCGGGCTCGAGACGTACGACGACGCGGCCTACGACGACGCGACGGTCGCCTGCGTGGCGTCGTTCGAGAACCGCTGA
- a CDS encoding aldehyde dehydrogenase family protein: MTENALLDAVTVDADSGRPIPDAATGETIGFAPVQSVADLDEAVDAARAAQIEWARLGHEERSRVLRLAAEEIETHAEELAGVIAREQGKPLNGAGARFEAAGCAVWVRNAADTVIEPEVLFEAEGTRSEMHYVPLGVVAAIGPWNWPALIGIWQIAPALRMGNAVVVKPSSYTPLSVLAVVELMNRHLPDGLLAVVSGSREVGAAIARHPGIDKVMFTGSTETGREIVRSSAENLARLTLELGGNDPGIVLPGADARAIAESLFWGIFINTGQTCAALKRLYVHDSVHDAVVAELQALAESTPMGPGTGEENLLGPLTTPQQFEIVARLVDDARARGAKIVTGGEPAPELGAHFYRTTIVTDIEDGAALVDEEQFGPVIPVIRYSDLEDAIARANASEQGLGASVWGDPVQAREVAERIEAGTVWINQHGTLNPMVPFGGVKASGYGLEFGAHGLQAVAAPKVITV; this comes from the coding sequence ATGACGGAGAACGCGCTGTTGGACGCGGTCACGGTGGATGCGGATTCGGGACGTCCGATCCCGGATGCTGCGACGGGTGAGACGATCGGATTTGCGCCGGTGCAGTCGGTGGCGGACCTCGACGAGGCCGTGGATGCGGCCCGGGCGGCACAGATCGAATGGGCGCGCCTGGGACACGAGGAGCGGTCTCGGGTCCTGCGCCTCGCGGCAGAAGAGATCGAGACGCATGCCGAGGAACTCGCTGGAGTGATCGCGCGTGAGCAGGGCAAGCCGCTGAACGGCGCGGGTGCCCGGTTCGAGGCCGCCGGATGCGCGGTGTGGGTGCGGAACGCGGCGGATACGGTGATCGAGCCCGAGGTGCTGTTCGAGGCCGAGGGCACGCGCTCGGAGATGCACTACGTGCCGTTGGGTGTGGTTGCGGCCATAGGACCCTGGAACTGGCCGGCACTGATTGGGATCTGGCAGATCGCTCCGGCATTGCGGATGGGCAACGCAGTGGTCGTAAAGCCGAGCAGCTATACGCCGTTGAGTGTGCTCGCGGTGGTCGAGCTCATGAACCGGCACCTGCCGGACGGGCTACTCGCGGTGGTGTCGGGCAGCCGTGAGGTGGGTGCCGCCATTGCGCGGCATCCGGGGATCGACAAGGTGATGTTCACGGGGTCCACGGAGACCGGGCGGGAGATCGTGCGGAGTTCTGCGGAGAATCTGGCGCGACTGACACTGGAGCTCGGCGGCAATGATCCGGGAATCGTGCTGCCCGGTGCAGATGCGCGAGCGATCGCGGAGAGCCTCTTCTGGGGGATCTTCATCAACACGGGGCAGACATGCGCGGCGCTGAAGCGGTTGTACGTGCACGACTCGGTGCACGACGCTGTGGTTGCGGAACTCCAGGCGCTCGCCGAGTCGACCCCGATGGGTCCCGGCACCGGGGAGGAGAACCTGCTCGGCCCGCTGACGACGCCGCAGCAGTTCGAGATCGTCGCGCGCCTCGTGGACGACGCCCGGGCTCGTGGCGCGAAGATCGTCACGGGGGGCGAGCCGGCTCCGGAACTCGGCGCGCACTTCTATCGCACCACGATCGTGACGGATATCGAGGACGGGGCGGCGCTGGTCGATGAGGAGCAGTTCGGGCCGGTCATCCCGGTGATCCGGTACTCGGACCTGGAGGATGCGATCGCTCGGGCGAACGCGTCGGAGCAGGGCCTCGGGGCGTCGGTTTGGGGGGACCCTGTTCAGGCGCGCGAGGTGGCCGAGCGCATCGAGGCGGGGACCGTGTGGATCAATCAGCACGGCACGCTCAACCCGATGGTGCCCTTCGGAGGAGTGAAGGCCTCCGGCTACGGGCTGGAGTTCGGTGCGCACGGATTGCAGGCGGTGGCCGCACCCAAGGTCATCACCGTGTGA
- a CDS encoding MFS transporter, with protein MSTTAPIRPRREGRRVAIATMVGTTIEWYDFFIYANTAALVFAQLFFEPLGAQAALLVSFATVGISFLFRPLGAIVAGHLGDRVGRRAMLVMTLVLMGAATTLIGLLPTYAAAGIVAPILLVLLRIVQGFSAGGEWGGAALMAVEHAPDGKRGLFGSAPQLGVPFGMLLASGVLAITTAVFGPDGFLEFGWRIPFLVGVVLLVVGFIIRRSVEESPVFLELRESKARSKMPLVELLRKHWWLVILVALTFAGNNAAGYMSTGGYVLSYATTVHGMDRTQILWCVTLASAVWACTTLFGGWLSDRWRSRRKVYLVGYALQILWAFPLFLLVDTQIVVMIAISLSAWMVSTGLTYGPQAAYFAEIFPSRVRYSGVSLSYALGAILGGAFAPTIATWLQQSTGWIGSVSIYLALMAAVSIAAVLVIKDRWGAPLIEREDSAPREPVAAH; from the coding sequence ATGTCCACGACGGCACCGATCCGCCCTCGCCGCGAAGGCCGGCGCGTCGCGATCGCGACCATGGTCGGCACCACCATCGAGTGGTACGACTTCTTCATCTACGCGAACACGGCGGCGCTCGTGTTCGCTCAGCTCTTCTTCGAGCCGCTCGGGGCTCAGGCGGCGCTGCTGGTCTCGTTCGCGACGGTCGGCATCAGCTTCCTGTTCCGCCCGCTCGGAGCCATCGTCGCCGGGCACCTCGGCGACCGCGTCGGTCGCCGGGCCATGCTGGTGATGACGCTCGTGCTCATGGGTGCTGCGACGACGCTGATCGGGCTGCTGCCGACGTACGCGGCCGCGGGCATCGTCGCCCCGATCCTGCTCGTGCTCCTGCGCATCGTGCAGGGCTTCTCCGCAGGTGGAGAGTGGGGCGGCGCCGCGCTGATGGCCGTCGAACACGCCCCCGACGGAAAGCGCGGGCTGTTCGGCTCGGCGCCCCAACTCGGTGTGCCCTTCGGCATGCTGCTCGCCTCGGGCGTGCTGGCGATCACCACCGCGGTATTCGGCCCGGATGGGTTCCTCGAGTTCGGCTGGCGGATCCCATTCCTCGTCGGCGTCGTGCTGCTGGTCGTCGGCTTCATCATCCGCCGCTCGGTCGAGGAGAGCCCGGTCTTCCTGGAACTGCGCGAGAGCAAGGCCCGCTCCAAGATGCCGCTCGTGGAACTGCTGAGGAAGCACTGGTGGCTCGTCATCCTCGTGGCCCTCACCTTCGCCGGCAACAACGCGGCGGGCTACATGTCGACCGGCGGCTATGTGCTCTCCTACGCCACGACCGTGCACGGCATGGATCGCACCCAGATCCTGTGGTGCGTGACGCTGGCCTCTGCGGTATGGGCCTGCACCACGCTCTTCGGCGGCTGGCTGTCCGACCGCTGGCGCAGCCGCCGCAAGGTGTACCTGGTCGGCTACGCGCTGCAGATCCTGTGGGCGTTCCCGCTCTTCTTGCTGGTCGATACGCAGATCGTCGTGATGATCGCGATCTCGCTCTCCGCATGGATGGTCTCCACCGGACTCACCTACGGCCCGCAGGCCGCGTACTTCGCCGAGATCTTCCCATCGCGTGTACGCTATTCCGGCGTCTCGCTCTCGTACGCGCTCGGCGCGATCCTCGGCGGTGCGTTCGCGCCCACGATCGCCACCTGGCTGCAGCAGAGCACCGGCTGGATCGGTTCGGTCTCGATCTATCTCGCGCTCATGGCCGCGGTATCGATCGCCGCTGTGCTCGTGATCAAGGACCGCTGGGGGGCACCGCTCATCGAGCGCGAGGACTCCGCGCCCCGGGAGCCCGTCGCTGCGCACTGA
- a CDS encoding LysR substrate-binding domain-containing protein: MTDPLSTPLPAFTLRQLAYFVAAADEGTITGASAALRISPSAMSDAITELESALRERLCVRRRAHGLTLTPAGEQLVLTARRMLAEAEELHRSVGGGGRLSGPVVIGCYPTLAPAILPPLLQDFAALHPEVELSIREATQDRLAEDLASGRIDVAFVYDMLVPGDTERVRLYELQAHALLAADHPLAGRTTVRLEELVDDDLILLDAPPSSEHTLSVFAEHGLRPRIRHRTAGYEVVRTLVARGLGYGILVSRVANPNSYEGLPLVAKTIVPAVRPVAIDMIWAPDRPVPARTRALIEFARGVAWPV, encoded by the coding sequence ATGACCGATCCGCTCAGCACGCCGCTTCCGGCGTTCACGCTGCGGCAGCTCGCATACTTCGTCGCCGCAGCCGACGAGGGCACGATCACGGGGGCCTCCGCGGCGCTGCGCATCTCCCCCTCCGCGATGTCCGACGCCATCACCGAGCTCGAGTCGGCGCTGCGCGAACGCCTCTGCGTGCGACGCCGCGCCCACGGGCTCACGCTCACGCCGGCGGGCGAGCAGCTCGTCCTCACCGCACGGCGCATGCTCGCGGAGGCAGAGGAACTGCATCGATCGGTCGGCGGCGGCGGGCGGCTGTCGGGTCCGGTGGTGATCGGCTGCTACCCCACGCTCGCACCCGCGATCCTGCCACCGCTGCTGCAGGACTTCGCGGCACTGCACCCGGAGGTCGAGCTCTCGATCCGAGAGGCGACGCAGGACCGGCTGGCCGAGGATCTCGCCTCCGGCCGCATCGACGTCGCCTTCGTGTACGACATGCTCGTGCCCGGCGACACCGAACGCGTCCGGCTGTACGAGCTGCAGGCGCACGCACTGCTCGCGGCCGACCATCCGCTGGCCGGCCGCACGACGGTTCGGCTCGAAGAACTGGTGGACGACGACCTGATCCTGCTCGACGCCCCGCCCTCCAGCGAGCACACGCTCTCGGTGTTCGCCGAGCACGGCCTCCGTCCGCGCATCCGGCACCGCACCGCAGGCTACGAGGTGGTACGCACGCTCGTCGCGCGTGGGCTCGGCTACGGAATCCTGGTCTCCCGCGTCGCGAATCCGAACAGCTACGAGGGGCTGCCCCTCGTCGCGAAGACGATCGTGCCGGCGGTACGACCCGTCGCGATCGATATGATCTGGGCGCCCGACCGGCCGGTCCCCGCGCGGACCCGCGCCCTCATCGAATTCGCGCGGGGCGTCGCCTGGCCTGTGTGA
- a CDS encoding cytochrome P450, translating into MTSNEAPVADWVTIPDLYRDPFPIYERLRAEGGVHWVPQVGRYLITSYEAVHETELDQEVFSADEQGSLQIRAMGHSMLRRDDPEHYVERKAWQPALRPGAVQRIWKSKFERNAERYLEELVARGPGADLIWDFAAPFAAESLRELIGLHNATQQDLQRWSQTMIDATGNYADDPEVWALGKQSFDEVDAALDEMLVWHAANPNESLLSQLLQIPDYRMPLDRIRANVKMTIGGGLNEPRDALGVAAWGLLTHPEQRAAVDRDPSLWHAVFDETIRWVAPIGLYSRQATRDTELAGVRLPAGARLGICILSANRDERVWARPADFDIRREAKPHLAFGKGVHVCLGAWAARAEVAEVALPLLFSSLEGLSLVDEDPAEIGGWVFRGMLKLPVTWNGRRTVAPEARDRDAAAPRVAVVGSGPAGSFTAQALRRTFPAAPIDVFDELPTPYGLVRYGVAADHQGTKAVARQFDRLFSEEGVRFRGNCRLGVDVALEELERAYDVVVLATGMHCDARLPVPGATLARVRGAGAVTRFLNGHPDEAAPDPLGEQVVVVGHGNVAMDLARLVARDAAGLEGSDIDDAAHGRFTDGVRTVHLVGRSAPADAKFDPVMVRELAGLQGVRHVVHGAGELSDDGRDARIDAVRALIAGGDATDEPRVSVEWWFGLAPERLEGDERVEAAVFRGPDGEVRIPASDVVTAIGFTADEGSPVEPGSHPDGRVSPGLYTAGWLRRGPRGTIPDQRADARELARIVAADLQSGAVTVGAPGLPGVEGETDFDGWRRIDMRERLTAAPGRERAKLPSREAQLAAARDEHLELPPLRTAASAEIGAGVPTTILFGTESGGAELVADELARMLGADADVEVRDLAETTAAGLDPARLHLLVCATYGDGEVPGAAQPFHRELCVERPDLSGVRYAVFGMGDRSYDRTYSRGSELVDEALQACGASRLGEYGRHDAGGSISAADAARDWAAGVFAEVSAATVGR; encoded by the coding sequence ATGACGAGCAACGAGGCTCCGGTCGCGGACTGGGTGACCATCCCCGACCTCTACCGCGACCCCTTTCCCATCTACGAGCGGCTGCGCGCGGAGGGCGGCGTGCACTGGGTTCCGCAGGTGGGCCGCTACCTGATCACCTCGTACGAGGCGGTGCACGAGACCGAGCTCGATCAAGAGGTCTTCTCCGCCGATGAGCAGGGGTCGCTGCAGATCCGAGCCATGGGGCACTCGATGCTGCGCCGCGACGATCCCGAGCACTACGTCGAGCGAAAGGCCTGGCAGCCCGCGCTCAGGCCGGGAGCGGTGCAGCGCATCTGGAAGTCGAAGTTCGAGCGTAACGCCGAGCGCTACCTGGAGGAGCTCGTCGCGAGGGGGCCGGGCGCCGACCTGATCTGGGACTTCGCCGCCCCGTTCGCCGCGGAGAGCCTGCGCGAGCTCATCGGCCTGCACAACGCCACGCAGCAGGACCTGCAGCGGTGGTCGCAGACCATGATCGACGCCACCGGCAACTATGCCGACGATCCCGAGGTGTGGGCACTCGGCAAGCAGTCCTTCGACGAGGTCGACGCCGCGCTCGACGAGATGCTCGTGTGGCACGCCGCGAACCCGAATGAGTCGCTGCTGTCGCAGCTGCTGCAGATCCCCGACTACCGGATGCCCCTCGACCGCATCCGGGCCAACGTCAAGATGACGATCGGCGGCGGGCTCAACGAGCCGCGCGACGCACTCGGCGTGGCGGCCTGGGGCCTCCTGACCCACCCGGAGCAGCGGGCCGCCGTCGATCGGGATCCGTCGCTCTGGCACGCGGTCTTCGACGAGACGATTCGCTGGGTGGCGCCCATCGGGCTCTACTCGCGCCAGGCGACGCGGGATACCGAGCTCGCCGGGGTGCGGCTGCCCGCCGGAGCCCGGCTGGGCATCTGCATTCTCTCGGCCAATCGCGACGAGCGCGTCTGGGCGCGGCCCGCGGACTTCGACATTCGCCGCGAGGCGAAACCGCATCTCGCGTTCGGGAAGGGCGTGCACGTCTGCCTCGGGGCATGGGCCGCCCGCGCCGAGGTCGCCGAGGTCGCACTTCCGCTGCTCTTCTCGTCGCTCGAGGGGCTCTCGCTCGTCGACGAGGATCCCGCGGAGATCGGCGGGTGGGTGTTCCGGGGCATGCTGAAGCTGCCCGTGACGTGGAACGGCCGCAGAACCGTCGCACCCGAGGCTCGCGATCGCGACGCCGCCGCGCCCCGCGTCGCCGTCGTGGGTTCCGGCCCCGCCGGGAGTTTCACAGCGCAAGCGCTGCGCCGCACGTTCCCCGCCGCGCCGATCGACGTGTTCGACGAGCTTCCCACCCCCTACGGGCTCGTGCGCTACGGTGTCGCGGCCGACCATCAGGGCACGAAGGCCGTGGCGCGCCAGTTCGACCGGCTCTTCAGCGAGGAGGGAGTGCGGTTCCGCGGCAACTGCCGGCTCGGCGTCGACGTCGCGCTCGAAGAACTCGAGCGGGCGTACGACGTGGTGGTGCTCGCCACGGGCATGCACTGCGATGCCCGCCTGCCCGTACCCGGGGCGACGCTCGCTCGTGTGCGCGGGGCCGGCGCCGTCACCCGATTCCTCAACGGTCACCCCGATGAGGCTGCGCCCGACCCCCTGGGCGAGCAGGTCGTCGTGGTGGGGCACGGCAATGTGGCGATGGATCTCGCGCGACTCGTCGCGCGGGACGCCGCCGGGCTCGAGGGCTCGGACATCGACGACGCCGCGCACGGGCGCTTCACCGACGGCGTGCGCACCGTGCACCTCGTCGGGCGGAGCGCCCCGGCAGATGCGAAGTTCGACCCGGTGATGGTGCGTGAGCTCGCCGGCCTGCAGGGTGTGCGCCACGTGGTGCACGGCGCGGGCGAGCTCTCCGATGACGGCCGCGACGCCCGCATCGACGCCGTTCGGGCGCTCATCGCGGGGGGAGACGCCACCGACGAGCCTCGCGTCAGCGTCGAGTGGTGGTTCGGACTGGCGCCGGAGCGCCTCGAGGGTGACGAGCGGGTGGAAGCCGCGGTGTTCCGCGGTCCGGACGGCGAGGTGCGGATCCCCGCGTCGGACGTCGTGACGGCGATCGGCTTCACAGCCGACGAGGGCAGCCCGGTCGAGCCGGGCTCGCACCCTGACGGTCGCGTTTCGCCCGGGCTCTACACTGCCGGGTGGCTGCGCCGTGGGCCTCGCGGGACGATCCCCGACCAGCGCGCCGATGCGCGCGAGCTCGCCCGCATCGTCGCGGCGGATCTGCAGTCCGGCGCCGTCACGGTGGGGGCTCCGGGGCTGCCCGGGGTGGAGGGCGAGACCGACTTCGACGGCTGGCGCCGCATCGACATGCGAGAGCGGCTCACGGCGGCTCCGGGCCGCGAGCGTGCGAAGCTGCCGAGCCGAGAAGCGCAACTCGCGGCGGCGCGAGACGAGCACCTCGAGCTGCCGCCGCTACGGACGGCGGCATCCGCGGAGATCGGGGCGGGGGTGCCGACGACCATCCTCTTCGGCACCGAGTCGGGCGGCGCCGAGCTGGTCGCCGACGAGCTCGCGCGGATGCTGGGAGCAGACGCCGATGTCGAGGTGCGCGATCTCGCCGAGACGACTGCGGCCGGGCTCGATCCCGCCCGCCTGCACCTGCTCGTCTGCGCGACCTACGGCGACGGCGAAGTGCCGGGCGCGGCGCAGCCCTTCCACCGGGAACTGTGCGTGGAGCGGCCCGACCTGAGCGGCGTGCGCTATGCCGTGTTCGGGATGGGCGACCGCAGCTACGACCGCACGTACTCGCGCGGCAGCGAGCTGGTCGACGAGGCGCTGCAGGCCTGCGGCGCCTCACGGCTGGGGGAGTACGGGCGGCACGACGCGGGCGGGTCCATTTCCGCCGCTGACGCGGCGCGGGACTGGGCTGCGGGGGTCTTCGCAGAGGTGTCGGCCGCGACGGTCGGGCGGTAG
- a CDS encoding potassium channel family protein: MVDIRSDAPVLVIGLGRFGAATAGQLDRQDREVLVVDTDAQLVQKWADRVTHAVQADARSMNALKQIGAEEFQIAVVATGASIEASVLIAANLVDLGIPQIWAKAISSSHGKILERIGVNHVIYPEREAGERVAHLLSGSMLDFIQFDNNYVIAKMYPPRSIRGRSLRESGVRTRYRVTVVGVKTPGQPFTHATEETVISPHDLIIVSGTATDVERFAAIG, from the coding sequence TTGGTCGATATTCGCAGTGACGCCCCGGTTCTCGTCATCGGACTCGGACGCTTCGGCGCCGCGACCGCGGGGCAATTGGACCGCCAGGATCGTGAGGTGCTGGTGGTGGACACCGATGCGCAGCTCGTGCAGAAGTGGGCCGACCGCGTGACCCACGCGGTGCAGGCCGACGCGCGCTCCATGAACGCGCTCAAGCAGATCGGCGCGGAGGAGTTCCAGATCGCGGTGGTGGCGACGGGCGCGTCGATCGAGGCGAGTGTGCTCATCGCCGCGAACCTCGTCGATCTCGGAATCCCCCAGATCTGGGCGAAGGCGATCTCGAGCTCGCACGGCAAGATCCTCGAGCGCATCGGGGTCAACCACGTGATCTACCCGGAGCGGGAGGCCGGCGAGCGCGTCGCCCACCTGCTGAGCGGCAGCATGCTCGACTTCATCCAGTTCGACAACAACTACGTGATCGCGAAGATGTACCCGCCGCGCTCCATCCGCGGCCGGTCGCTCCGCGAGAGCGGCGTACGCACCCGCTACCGGGTGACCGTGGTCGGGGTGAAGACGCCGGGCCAGCCGTTCACGCACGCCACCGAGGAGACGGTGATCTCACCGCACGATCTCATCATCGTGAGCGGCACCGCCACCGACGTCGAGCGGTTCGCCGCGATCGGGTAG
- a CDS encoding ArsR/SmtB family transcription factor — protein MPDIFGVIADATRRDILRVLLERFQQDAEISVSEIVGQLEISQPTVSKHLKVLREAELVSVREEGQHRYYTLDPEPLEMVEDFVIPFLSAGFDTEVTVEYLSEEGERVPGPDGDDSFDDEEVLSEEAAAAAERIGRAAARAEHRVKELVARFRLKG, from the coding sequence ATGCCAGATATTTTCGGAGTCATCGCCGACGCCACCCGGCGCGACATCTTGCGAGTGCTGCTCGAGCGCTTTCAACAGGACGCCGAGATCAGCGTGTCCGAGATCGTCGGGCAGTTGGAGATCAGCCAGCCCACCGTCTCCAAGCATCTCAAGGTGCTGCGCGAAGCCGAACTGGTGAGCGTGCGCGAGGAGGGTCAGCACCGCTATTACACCCTCGATCCCGAGCCGCTCGAGATGGTGGAGGACTTCGTGATCCCGTTCCTCTCGGCCGGTTTCGACACCGAGGTGACCGTGGAGTATCTCTCCGAGGAGGGCGAGCGCGTGCCCGGCCCCGACGGCGATGACTCGTTCGACGACGAGGAGGTGCTCTCGGAGGAGGCGGCGGCGGCGGCCGAGCGCATCGGCCGCGCTGCGGCCCGCGCCGAGCACCGGGTCAAGGAGCTGGTCGCCCGGTTTCGGCTGAAAGGCTGA
- a CDS encoding 30S ribosomal protein bS22, with product MGSVIKKRRKRMSKKKHRKLLRKTRHQRRNKK from the coding sequence GTGGGTTCAGTTATTAAGAAGCGCCGCAAGCGCATGTCGAAGAAGAAGCACCGTAAGCTGCTTCGGAAGACGCGTCACCAGCGTCGCAACAAGAAGTAG
- a CDS encoding glutaredoxin family protein, producing MTVVQLTLIGKPGCHLCDDARETIARVRAELAERGVATELRELDILADAQLARRHAEDIPVVQIDGRRHAIWRVDPERLSAAIEKAAAPPRIIPWRTRS from the coding sequence GTGACGGTCGTGCAACTCACCCTCATCGGCAAGCCGGGATGCCATCTCTGCGATGACGCGCGCGAGACCATCGCCCGCGTGCGTGCCGAACTCGCCGAGCGGGGAGTCGCGACCGAGCTGCGCGAGCTCGACATCCTCGCCGATGCGCAGCTCGCACGTCGCCACGCGGAGGACATCCCCGTGGTGCAGATCGATGGGCGCAGGCACGCCATCTGGCGCGTCGATCCCGAGCGCCTGTCCGCGGCGATCGAGAAGGCCGCCGCCCCACCTCGAATCATCCCCTGGAGGACGCGCTCATGA
- a CDS encoding Dabb family protein has product MTLRHIVSWKFVGETPQERDAHAAEAVAAIAPLRDSVPSVRALSLHRNELFDGENFDLTLIADFDDAEGLAAYAAHPLHLPVTALMKRITAGRTATDFTV; this is encoded by the coding sequence ATGACCCTGCGCCACATCGTCAGCTGGAAGTTCGTCGGCGAGACGCCGCAGGAGCGCGACGCGCACGCGGCCGAGGCCGTCGCCGCGATCGCCCCGCTGCGCGACTCGGTGCCCTCCGTGCGCGCGCTCTCGCTGCACCGCAACGAGCTCTTCGACGGCGAGAACTTCGACCTCACGCTCATCGCCGATTTCGACGACGCCGAGGGGCTCGCCGCGTACGCCGCTCATCCGCTGCACCTGCCGGTGACCGCGCTCATGAAGCGCATCACCGCGGGACGCACGGCCACCGACTTCACGGTCTGA